In Orenia marismortui DSM 5156, the sequence TTTGAACTTAACTCTAAGATATGTAATTGAAGCTAATAAGGGGGAAATTAAGATATGTTAAAAAGGAAGTTTGGGAATACAGAAATTGAAACATCTATTTTAGGTTTTGGAGCTGGACATATTGGTTCACCAGAGCAATCGGAAAAAGATGTAGAAAGAATTTTGAATACTGTAGTAGATGAAGGGATTACTTTAATAGATACAGCAAGGGGCTATAATCTATCAGAAGAGAGAATAGGTAAATACTTATCTTATCGAAGAAGAGATTATATCTTATCAACTAAGGTAGGCTATGGAATTGAAGGATATGAAGATTGGACTTATGACTGTGTAATTGAAGGAATTAATGAAGCTCTAAGAAGATTAAATACTGATTATATTGATATTGTTCATTTACATTCTTGCTCTTTGGATATACTAAAAAGAGGAGATGTAATTGAAGCTTTACATAAAGCTAAGAAAGATGGAAAGATCAGAGTAGCTGCTTATTCTGGAGAAAATGAAGCATTAGAGTATGCTGCAAAATCTAATCTTTTTGACAGTTTACAATGTTCTATTAATATTTGTGATCAGCGGGTAATTGATAATCAACTTAAGATAGCTAAAGAAAATAATATAGGGGTTATAGCTAAAAGACCAATTGCTAATGCACCCTGGAGATTTTCTACAAGACCTGAAGGGCACTATTGTGAACCATATTGGGAAAGATTAAATAAGATGAAACTCAATACAGAGGGATTTTCTTTGCATCAATTAGCATTAAGATTTACTGCATATCTTGAGGGAGTACATAGTTGTATTGTAGGAACATCTAATATTAAGCATTTAAAAGAAAATATCGAGATTATTAATCAAGGTCTTCTGCCAACAAAATTAGTTAAAGAGGTTAGAGAGAAATTTAGAGCAAATGATGATAATTGGATAGGTCAAGTCTAAATAACTTTAGGATCAATGATAAAAACAAGGAATATTATGTTTACTTTGTACAGGCCATTGAATTTAAAAGGAGGAATAGATATGGATAGAGTACAATTAAGTGATAATTTAGATATGTCTAGAATTGTTCATGGACACTGGAGATTAGCAGATTGGGATATGTCAAAGCAAGAGATATTAGAACTTGTAGAAAGGTGTATAGAATTAGGTATTACAACCTTTGATCATGCTGATATTTATGGTGATTATAAATGTGAGTCTTTATTTGGAGAAGTTTTATCATTAAAACCTGAGTTAAGAGCAAATATTGAGCTAGTAACTAAATGTGGTATTAAGTTAATTTCTAAAAATAGGCCAGAACATAAGGTTAAATATTATGATACAAGCAAAGAACATATTATTAAATCGGTAGAAAATTCTTTGAGAAATTTTAATACAGACTATATAGATTTATTATTAATTCATAGACCTGATACTTTTATGGATGCTGATGAAGTTGCAGAAGCTTTTGATCAACTAAAATGCCAAGGGAAGGTATTAAATTTTGGAGTTTCTAATTTTAAAGCTCATCAATTTGATTTATTGAATTCTAGATTAGATTTTCCATTGGTAACTAATCAAATTGAATTATCAGTATTAGCATTGGAGAATTTTGATGATGGGACTTTAGATTATTGTCAAGAGCATAGGATTTCTCCGATGGCATGGTCTCCAATGGCAGGAGGAAGGGTCTTTACTTCAGAAGAGAAGCAAGCTATAAGAGTAAGAGAAACCTTGGAAAGGATAAAAAGTGAAGTGAATGCCAAATCTATCTCCCAAGTTATGTATGCTTGGTTGTTAAGCCATCCAGCAGAAATAATTCCGATTGTAGGTAGTGGTAAGATTAAGAGAATAGAGAGTGCTGTTGAAGCTATGGAGATAGAATTAACAAGAGAGCAATGGTTCGAAATTTTGCAGAGTTCTATGGGACATGAGGTTGCTTAAATAAATTTAATTCCCTATTAATTTAAATTAATAGGGAATTTTTTATTATACAAATAATAAAGATAAATTGATTTATATTTAACAATATCAAAATAAATATTTATTAATTAATTTATTTGTTGTCTTAAATTAGATATAAAATCATAGAAAAGTATAATAATTTTCATTATATTGCAACATATTACCTCTTATGTTATAATATAATTGTTAAAATATTAACATAAGGAGTGATAGGATGAGTACATTTTTAATTCCAAGAAATATTGAATTTGGTGAGAATGCTTTAGAAACTTTAAAGGGATTACAAGGAGAGCGAGCGGTTTTAGTTACAGGTGGTAGTTCAATGAAGAGATTTGGATTTTTAGATCAGGCAGTAGATTATTTAAAGGAAGCTGGTATTGAGTCAAAAATAGTTGATGGAGTAGAGCCTAATCCATCAGTTAAGACTGTAATTAAAGGAAAAGAAGCAATGTTAGAATTTAATCCTGATTGGATTATTGCTATCGGAGGAGGTTCAGCATTAGATGCTGCTAAGATTATGTGGGCATTTTATGAACATCCTGACTTAGAGTTTGAGGATATTATAGAAGTAGCTTCTATGCCTAAGCTAAGAAATAAGGCTAAGTTTATAGCAATTCCTTCTACTAGTGGAACAGCATCTGAGATTACAGCCTTTTCAGTTATTACAGATACAGAAAATAAGATTAAATATCCAATTGTATCGCCAGAGATTGTACCAGATATAGCAATCGTTGATCCTAAGATTCCTGCTACAATGCCATCACATATTACAGCTAATACTGGAATGGATGTTTTAGCACATGCAGTTGAAGCTTTTGTATCCACTGCCGCTAATGATTATAGTGATTCTTTAGCACTAAAAGCAATTGAGATGGTATTTGAGTACTTACCTAAGGCTGTTAGTAATGGTGATGATATGGTAGCCAGAGAGAAGATGCATAATGCTTCTACAATGGCAGGAATGGCTTTTTCTAATGTTTCTTTAGGAATTGTACATAGTTTGGCTCATAAAATTGGTGGGGAATTACATGTCACTCATGGTTTAGCCAATGCTATCTTACTTCCATATGTTATAGAATTTAACTATGAAGCTGCTAAAGAGAAGTTTGCTATTGTTGAGAAGTCATTAGGTATAGATAGCTTAGCAGATGCGATTAGAAATTTAAATAGAAAATTAGATATAGTCTCTTCATTTAAAGCAATAGACTGGTTAGACTATACTGAAGGTGATTTTGAGAGTATAGTAGATAGGATGGCTAAAAATGCTCATCAAGATCCATGTACATTAACTAATCCACAAGAGCCTACTGTTGCAGATATGAAGAAGATTTATATTGATTCTTTTTATGGAAATTAATAGATTGAAGCTTAGAAAGATATAACTCTTAAAAAGAAGAAAATGAGATACTTTATTTGAATTAATCTAAAGCTACGGGATTTTCTCCCGTAGCTTTAATATTAAATGAGTCGATGAAAATTATTCCTGTAAATTAAAGGTATCTTTCTGGATAGAGATTACGACAGTTTCGGAGTTAGGTGTTAGGAAGAACTTACTAATTCCTATAACCTATCACCTAAATTTTATGGGATAGTTGCTAAGATTCATTCAAGAAAAGTTGATTTTAACCTTTAACTTGATATAATTATAATAATTGCTCTTATAGTTAGATTAATATTATTAAATAAGTAAGTAAATATAGATTAGGAGGAGAGTAGGAATGTATAAGATAATAGCCAAAGAAGAATTGGCTCCTAAAATAGTTAAATTTAAGGTCTTAGCACCTAAAGTAGCTATTAAAGCTAAGCCAGGTCATTTCTTGATTGTTAGAGTAGATGAACAGGCAGAAAGAATACCTTTAACAATTGCTGATTATAATCGTAAAGAGGGTAGTGTTACAATTATTGTACAAGAAGTAGGTTATAGCAGTAAAGAGATTTGTGCTCTAGAAGAAGGAGATAGTTTCTTGGATTTAGTAGGTCCTTTAGGAGAACATATTGAAACGGAGAATTATAATAAGGTTGTCTGTGTTGCAGGTGGTTTAGGAGCTGCCCCCTTATATCCTAAAGCAAAATCTCTAGTTGGAGAAGGTACAGATATTATCAGTATATTAGGGGCTAGAACTGAAGAATTAGTGATTTTAGAAGATGATTTTGATGAAATAAGTAATCAATTATATATAAGCACAGATGATGGTTCTAAAGGTCAT encodes:
- a CDS encoding iron-containing alcohol dehydrogenase; the encoded protein is MSTFLIPRNIEFGENALETLKGLQGERAVLVTGGSSMKRFGFLDQAVDYLKEAGIESKIVDGVEPNPSVKTVIKGKEAMLEFNPDWIIAIGGGSALDAAKIMWAFYEHPDLEFEDIIEVASMPKLRNKAKFIAIPSTSGTASEITAFSVITDTENKIKYPIVSPEIVPDIAIVDPKIPATMPSHITANTGMDVLAHAVEAFVSTAANDYSDSLALKAIEMVFEYLPKAVSNGDDMVAREKMHNASTMAGMAFSNVSLGIVHSLAHKIGGELHVTHGLANAILLPYVIEFNYEAAKEKFAIVEKSLGIDSLADAIRNLNRKLDIVSSFKAIDWLDYTEGDFESIVDRMAKNAHQDPCTLTNPQEPTVADMKKIYIDSFYGN
- a CDS encoding aldo/keto reductase, whose translation is MDRVQLSDNLDMSRIVHGHWRLADWDMSKQEILELVERCIELGITTFDHADIYGDYKCESLFGEVLSLKPELRANIELVTKCGIKLISKNRPEHKVKYYDTSKEHIIKSVENSLRNFNTDYIDLLLIHRPDTFMDADEVAEAFDQLKCQGKVLNFGVSNFKAHQFDLLNSRLDFPLVTNQIELSVLALENFDDGTLDYCQEHRISPMAWSPMAGGRVFTSEEKQAIRVRETLERIKSEVNAKSISQVMYAWLLSHPAEIIPIVGSGKIKRIESAVEAMEIELTREQWFEILQSSMGHEVA
- a CDS encoding sulfide/dihydroorotate dehydrogenase-like FAD/NAD-binding protein translates to MYKIIAKEELAPKIVKFKVLAPKVAIKAKPGHFLIVRVDEQAERIPLTIADYNRKEGSVTIIVQEVGYSSKEICALEEGDSFLDLVGPLGEHIETENYNKVVCVAGGLGAAPLYPKAKSLVGEGTDIISILGARTEELVILEDDFDEISNQLYISTDDGSKGHQGFVTDVLKDILEDNDNIDLVIAIGPMIMMKFVSELTKEYGVNTMVSLNSLMVDGTGMCGGCRVTVGGETKFACVDGPAFDGHLVDFDEQLRRQKFYNEHEKLAHGHSIGGEGCRVKRN
- a CDS encoding aldo/keto reductase; the encoded protein is MLKRKFGNTEIETSILGFGAGHIGSPEQSEKDVERILNTVVDEGITLIDTARGYNLSEERIGKYLSYRRRDYILSTKVGYGIEGYEDWTYDCVIEGINEALRRLNTDYIDIVHLHSCSLDILKRGDVIEALHKAKKDGKIRVAAYSGENEALEYAAKSNLFDSLQCSINICDQRVIDNQLKIAKENNIGVIAKRPIANAPWRFSTRPEGHYCEPYWERLNKMKLNTEGFSLHQLALRFTAYLEGVHSCIVGTSNIKHLKENIEIINQGLLPTKLVKEVREKFRANDDNWIGQV